A genome region from Fodinibius salicampi includes the following:
- a CDS encoding 6-pyruvoyl trahydropterin synthase family protein, producing MPTWTLHTTFKFDAAHRIEGYDGKCGRLHGHSYKVHISAESNKLNPSKYLNTDDMVCDFKELKWAAKGSEKGGLDHSVLNEEIPVNPTAERIAEFIYKETMSRIPEGITLKVTVWETENCWVEYTDEGE from the coding sequence ATGCCTACATGGACGCTACATACAACCTTTAAATTTGATGCTGCCCACCGAATTGAGGGATATGATGGTAAGTGCGGACGTCTGCATGGACACAGTTATAAAGTGCATATTTCCGCTGAATCCAATAAGCTCAATCCCTCAAAGTATTTGAATACGGATGATATGGTCTGTGATTTTAAAGAGTTGAAATGGGCGGCCAAAGGATCTGAAAAAGGGGGACTTGATCATTCAGTATTGAATGAAGAGATTCCGGTTAACCCCACAGCTGAGCGCATTGCAGAGTTTATTTATAAAGAGACGATGAGCCGCATTCCTGAGGGTATAACGCTTAAGGTCACGGTCTGGGAAACTGAGAATTGCTGGGTAGAATACACGGATGAAGGGGAATAA
- a CDS encoding thioredoxin family protein — MDINKTAYILSIVLTIGLLAFLPVENNPAERLEIGAKAPLTDVEVTDVSGETLTLAEVAGENGLLVNFSCNTCPWVKAWEDRYNPIAELAEGNGIGVIALNPNAAIRDEGESMEDMKERAESSNYQFYYALDKQAKLAEAFGATRTPDIFLFNSDMELVYTGAIDDNAKSAEDVEKTFLKNAIENLVAGNEIDPKTTKALGCTIKWPE, encoded by the coding sequence ATGGATATAAATAAAACAGCTTATATACTTTCTATAGTACTTACTATTGGACTGCTGGCTTTTTTGCCGGTGGAAAATAATCCGGCTGAGCGATTGGAAATCGGAGCCAAAGCTCCACTTACGGATGTGGAGGTTACCGATGTATCCGGTGAAACACTTACCCTTGCAGAGGTTGCAGGAGAAAATGGATTATTGGTGAACTTCTCTTGTAATACCTGCCCATGGGTAAAGGCGTGGGAGGATCGTTATAATCCTATTGCTGAGCTTGCTGAAGGTAATGGTATTGGGGTTATCGCGCTGAATCCAAATGCGGCTATCCGTGATGAAGGAGAGTCAATGGAGGATATGAAGGAACGGGCTGAGTCAAGCAATTATCAGTTTTATTATGCATTGGATAAACAGGCTAAGTTGGCAGAGGCATTTGGTGCTACTCGTACTCCGGATATATTCTTATTCAACAGCGATATGGAATTGGTTTATACCGGGGCCATTGATGATAATGCAAAATCAGCAGAGGATGTTGAAAAGACTTTTTTGAAAAATGCTATTGAAAATTTGGTGGCAGGGAATGAAATTGATCCGAAGACTACCAAAGCATTGGGCTGTACCATAAAGTGGCCAGAGTAA
- a CDS encoding TlpA family protein disulfide reductase yields the protein MIRNSVAFKSILMVGFVIFATVVVGIAQTTTSDSEPLLKDVAREELQEIINSYEDEKAVLINVWATWCAPCIEEFPHIVELQREYQDEVQVIFISADFPDNRERAIKFLKEQEVDWMTYFKTGKDQPFIEALSENWSGALPFTKILDKDGHVIASWEQGAEYEKFKTNIKKALNN from the coding sequence ATGATAAGAAATTCTGTAGCTTTTAAAAGTATATTGATGGTAGGATTTGTAATTTTTGCAACTGTTGTTGTTGGGATTGCCCAGACTACCACTTCAGATTCAGAACCTTTACTGAAGGATGTAGCGAGGGAGGAGTTACAGGAGATTATCAATTCTTACGAGGACGAAAAGGCCGTATTGATTAATGTATGGGCAACTTGGTGTGCGCCCTGCATTGAGGAATTTCCACATATCGTTGAACTGCAGCGCGAGTATCAGGATGAAGTCCAGGTTATATTTATTTCGGCTGATTTTCCGGACAATAGAGAACGTGCAATAAAATTCCTGAAAGAACAGGAGGTAGATTGGATGACCTATTTTAAAACGGGCAAAGATCAACCTTTTATCGAGGCATTATCTGAGAATTGGAGCGGGGCTTTACCTTTCACTAAGATTTTAGATAAAGATGGTCATGTGATTGCAAGTTGGGAACAGGGAGCAGAGTATGAGAAGTTCAAAACTAATATCAAAAAAGCACTAAACAACTGA
- a CDS encoding MGMT family protein, whose amino-acid sequence MDDYYERVYSVVAQIPRGRVSTYGIIARYLGIASGARMVGYALNNVSETNIPAHRVVNRYGELTGRAHFPDDTMRERLKQEGVTFVDDYQIDIEKHLWDPNEQNI is encoded by the coding sequence ATGGATGATTATTATGAGCGCGTATACTCGGTAGTTGCTCAAATTCCGAGGGGTAGAGTTTCAACTTATGGAATTATTGCCCGTTATTTGGGGATTGCATCGGGTGCTCGAATGGTGGGATATGCGCTCAATAACGTTTCTGAAACGAATATTCCTGCACATCGTGTTGTTAATAGGTATGGCGAGCTAACGGGACGTGCTCATTTTCCGGATGATACGATGCGGGAACGTTTAAAGCAGGAAGGAGTTACATTTGTAGATGACTACCAGATTGATATAGAAAAACATTTGTGGGATCCTAATGAACAAAATATTTAG
- a CDS encoding Rossmann-like and DUF2520 domain-containing protein encodes MEKPDVTIIGLGALGTTLVRALVEKGVEVKSVYNRTSKTAYSVARKLNIDIAGGFPSGINELGEIVFITVSDGAISEITARLKKLSGNVEDHTFVHCSGSESAELLSPLRKEGGAVASFHPLQTFTSSSTTDDFSDIFFSLQGDEKSFGLLRKIAKSLGAKAMEVTASQKSHLHVAGVMASNYLHALLQSSVSLAEISGLPAEDIKRALLPLVQTSLNNAKQSSFEAALSGPIKRGDITTVKKHLDILKDNPELLEVYKTLGNRTVDMVRDAGHLGQDTAINLSNLLK; translated from the coding sequence ATGGAAAAACCAGACGTCACGATTATAGGATTAGGCGCACTTGGAACAACGCTGGTTCGGGCGCTTGTCGAAAAGGGAGTTGAAGTAAAAAGTGTTTATAATCGTACTTCTAAAACAGCTTATTCTGTAGCTCGCAAGTTGAATATAGACATTGCCGGAGGTTTTCCTTCCGGGATTAATGAGTTGGGAGAGATAGTATTTATTACAGTATCGGATGGAGCCATATCAGAAATAACGGCCAGACTAAAAAAACTTTCCGGCAATGTAGAGGATCACACTTTTGTTCATTGTTCGGGAAGTGAATCTGCAGAGCTGCTTTCCCCATTAAGAAAGGAGGGAGGGGCGGTGGCGTCTTTTCATCCTCTTCAGACCTTTACTTCCTCTTCTACAACAGACGATTTTAGCGATATCTTTTTTAGCCTACAGGGTGATGAGAAGTCTTTTGGTCTTCTAAGGAAGATAGCCAAGAGCCTTGGAGCTAAGGCTATGGAGGTAACTGCCAGTCAAAAATCGCATCTGCATGTTGCCGGCGTTATGGCTTCCAATTATCTTCATGCCTTGCTTCAATCGTCTGTTTCTTTAGCTGAAATAAGCGGTTTACCTGCTGAAGATATTAAGAGAGCATTACTTCCGCTTGTTCAAACATCATTGAATAATGCAAAACAGTCCTCTTTTGAAGCTGCATTATCCGGTCCTATAAAAAGAGGTGATATAACAACTGTTAAAAAACATTTGGATATTTTGAAGGATAACCCTGAACTCCTAGAAGTTTATAAGACCTTAGGGAATAGAACCGTGGATATGGTTAGGGATGCCGGACATCTTGGTCAGGATACTGCAATCAACCTGTCTAATTTGTTAAAATAA
- the amrB gene encoding AmmeMemoRadiSam system protein B, whose amino-acid sequence MNITSYSRQQIEEGINTARKNYGEPSDDVRILFTPQVINEDNFKRVCDIYSRVDFSAFDTVVVIESHDQSLDKKLPMASNDYFETPLGKVPVNDYMRNEFCDEDDDFYIHDEAFDKDISLFQQLMFIQTQTEDISAVSVQIADTNPAIVKEVAYVLEEVLASRNALLVFCCELENIHKKEFRKVAEMVSQNNHSGLLNYLNSGESKIKGTTSFIAGIIVANKWGADLTFLENIYENYEGSLLTAYADRQQVFFS is encoded by the coding sequence ATGAACATTACCTCTTATTCCCGACAACAGATAGAAGAAGGAATCAATACTGCCCGAAAAAATTATGGAGAGCCTTCAGATGATGTTCGAATTTTATTTACTCCCCAAGTGATTAATGAAGATAATTTTAAAAGGGTATGCGATATATACAGTCGTGTGGACTTTTCGGCTTTTGATACGGTTGTGGTTATAGAATCGCATGATCAATCACTGGACAAGAAGCTCCCAATGGCTTCAAATGATTATTTTGAGACGCCCCTCGGTAAAGTACCGGTGAATGATTATATGCGTAATGAGTTTTGTGATGAGGATGATGATTTTTACATCCACGATGAGGCATTTGACAAGGATATTAGTCTGTTTCAACAACTGATGTTTATCCAAACACAAACGGAAGATATTTCTGCCGTTAGTGTACAGATTGCAGATACTAATCCGGCCATTGTGAAAGAAGTGGCTTATGTATTGGAGGAGGTGTTAGCTTCACGCAATGCTCTATTGGTTTTTTGTTGTGAACTTGAAAATATTCATAAGAAAGAATTTAGAAAGGTAGCCGAGATGGTATCACAAAACAATCACTCCGGTTTGCTGAACTATTTGAACAGTGGTGAATCAAAGATAAAAGGAACAACCTCTTTTATTGCTGGTATTATTGTGGCCAATAAATGGGGTGCCGATCTTACATTTCTTGAAAATATTTATGAGAATTATGAGGGTAGTTTGCTTACGGCCTATGCCGATCGCCAACAGGTGTTTTTTAGTTAA
- a CDS encoding 4'-phosphopantetheinyl transferase family protein has product MSNIFNRDQVPLPFEAIFGLDDIAEPSSKQLNRLHLEEQQELNQLENESRRREFVSSRLLFKKLAQEWELPEMEFLVWKNEWGNPFAKTRLEQFEVSIAHTNKKVLCGLAREHPIGIDLEPTDRKVADGLRTRIMHPEEKDGKDTVSTIQLWTIKEAYIKLLGKGLRLNMNDVKVLKDGDYFLAKLDNDKQAKVCSFQFDNNWLAIAFYS; this is encoded by the coding sequence ATGTCAAATATATTTAATCGGGATCAAGTTCCTCTGCCTTTTGAAGCTATATTTGGTCTTGATGACATCGCTGAACCTTCCTCAAAGCAACTAAATAGGTTGCATTTGGAAGAACAGCAAGAATTGAATCAGTTAGAAAATGAAAGTCGGCGGAGGGAGTTTGTAAGCTCGCGGTTATTATTTAAAAAGTTGGCTCAAGAATGGGAATTGCCTGAGATGGAATTTCTTGTTTGGAAAAATGAATGGGGAAATCCTTTTGCTAAAACCCGTTTGGAGCAGTTTGAAGTTAGTATTGCGCATACAAATAAAAAAGTATTGTGCGGTCTTGCCAGGGAACATCCGATCGGAATTGATCTTGAACCCACAGATAGAAAGGTGGCCGATGGACTAAGAACAAGAATAATGCATCCCGAAGAAAAAGATGGAAAGGATACTGTTTCTACCATCCAGTTATGGACCATTAAAGAAGCCTATATTAAACTTCTGGGCAAAGGGCTACGGTTAAATATGAATGACGTTAAGGTCCTGAAAGATGGCGATTATTTTTTAGCAAAATTAGATAATGACAAACAAGCTAAAGTTTGTAGTTTTCAATTCGATAATAACTGGTTAGCCATTGCGTTTTATTCTTAA
- the lysS gene encoding lysine--tRNA ligase: MSNTESSVSEQHEIRLEKLKELREMGENPYPYDFEVTHKSKYILDHPELIKEDDQDEDDVETVSVAGRVMTRRIMGGSTFFNLQDSEGQIQVYIRKNDVGKEKYNEVFKRLTDIGDIVGIKGHVFKTGTGETTVYAKEFQLLSKTLRPIPLPKEVEEDGETKVYDAFSDKEQRYRQRYLDLIVNPEVRDVFQQRTEMVQAMRNFMNDKGYMEVETPILQPIYGGASAEPFVTHHNALDMKLYLRIANELYLKRLIVGGYDGVYEFSKDFRNEGLSRFHNPEFTQVELYVAYKDYNWMMDFVEKMIENVAKTLHGSATVQVGDNEIDFSAPWPRIPMFEAIEDETGKDIYGKDLSELKEIAKELHIELEDSFGKGKIIDEIFGEYIEPNLIQPTFITDYPIEMSPLAKKHREKEGLVERFECICNGKEIANAFSELNDPVDQRERFEEQSRLRAEGDEEAMAIDEDFLQALEYGMPPTAGLGIGIDRLAMIMTDSDSIRDVLFFPQMKPEK; encoded by the coding sequence ATGAGCAATACTGAGTCCTCAGTAAGTGAACAACACGAAATACGTCTTGAAAAACTAAAAGAGCTGCGGGAAATGGGGGAAAATCCTTATCCCTATGACTTTGAGGTAACACACAAAAGTAAATATATTCTTGATCATCCCGAATTAATAAAAGAAGATGATCAGGATGAGGACGATGTTGAAACAGTTTCTGTAGCGGGACGTGTAATGACACGTCGAATCATGGGAGGATCAACCTTTTTTAACCTGCAGGATTCGGAAGGACAGATTCAGGTTTACATCCGTAAAAATGATGTAGGCAAGGAAAAATACAATGAAGTATTTAAACGTTTAACCGACATCGGAGATATTGTCGGAATCAAGGGTCACGTATTTAAAACCGGAACTGGCGAAACCACGGTTTATGCGAAAGAATTTCAGCTCTTAAGCAAAACTCTCCGCCCTATTCCTCTTCCGAAGGAAGTAGAGGAAGACGGAGAAACCAAGGTGTATGATGCTTTCTCGGATAAAGAACAACGGTATCGTCAACGGTACCTGGATCTGATCGTTAATCCTGAAGTTCGTGATGTATTCCAGCAACGAACGGAAATGGTACAGGCCATGCGGAATTTCATGAACGACAAAGGCTATATGGAGGTAGAAACGCCCATTTTGCAACCCATATATGGTGGAGCCTCGGCAGAACCATTTGTAACCCATCATAATGCGCTGGATATGAAACTATACCTCCGTATCGCCAATGAGTTATATCTCAAGAGGCTGATCGTCGGAGGATATGACGGCGTATATGAATTTTCAAAAGACTTCCGTAATGAGGGACTTTCTCGGTTCCACAATCCCGAATTCACCCAGGTCGAATTATATGTAGCCTACAAAGATTACAACTGGATGATGGATTTTGTGGAAAAAATGATTGAAAATGTGGCCAAGACACTACACGGTTCTGCTACCGTTCAGGTTGGGGACAATGAGATTGACTTCTCCGCCCCCTGGCCTCGCATACCCATGTTCGAAGCTATTGAAGATGAAACCGGTAAAGACATATATGGCAAGGACCTAAGTGAATTAAAAGAAATAGCTAAGGAACTTCATATTGAGCTAGAAGATAGCTTTGGAAAAGGAAAAATAATCGATGAAATATTCGGAGAATATATTGAACCTAACCTGATTCAACCGACTTTCATCACGGATTATCCCATTGAAATGAGTCCTCTTGCCAAGAAACATCGCGAAAAAGAAGGATTGGTTGAACGTTTTGAATGCATCTGCAATGGCAAAGAAATTGCCAATGCTTTTTCTGAACTCAATGATCCGGTTGACCAACGTGAACGGTTCGAAGAGCAGTCTCGTCTGCGTGCTGAAGGCGATGAAGAAGCGATGGCCATTGATGAGGATTTTCTGCAGGCACTCGAATACGGTATGCCTCCCACTGCGGGACTCGGTATCGGTATCGATCGATTGGCTATGATTATGACGGATTCCGATTCTATACGTGACGTGCTGTTCTTTCCGCAGATGAAGCCGGAAAAGTAA